The window tttgatttttattatttatgacaaaacgtaaaacactttttggtttttgggtaTGCCATAGTGACAAAATAGATTGAAATGAGAAAAGGGGTAGGGAGATGTGAAGGAAGACACTTCCACTAGATTGTTTCTAGCATTTTTCAATGcacaaattttgtttgtgtacACATAAATAGCCACAAGTGGCGACCACAGGCGTGGCATAAGTTCTAATTTGGATGCTGACAGTTTGGTGGCATAAAATTTAAGGCAAGATTTACGGCGTAATTACCAAAACAAATTGTGTTTCAACAGGAGCGGAGGAGTTGATATCCGGCAGAAGCCCTACACTATTTCCGAGAAAGTAGTGTATATAAGAAATAGAGCATCATTAAATATCATTTATATCACATTTGAAAATTAACTAGGCTGTTtcttctatatataaatatcttgTTGTTATTAAGAGATATATATTTACTACATCTATACATAAAGTAGCAGTTTATAAAATGAAGAtaaaacttttaatatttagaatgctaataaaataatttaacgCGTGATTTAGAAGCCTGAAATAAAGATTAATATTTTATCGTAATTTACACATCatgtatgtaaatttaaatgaatcaTAGGGAGATGCTTATATCTCGTTGTTTCTTATGTCCAAAAAGTAATCCAACATGTCGTATACTTATTGTTTCCATGACACCTgccaaaattaaaaacaaaacagcatGAGCATCTGACGCAATAAGAAAATCACCCAagtagaaaaacaatttcatgCGTCTTTCGTCGTTCATGAGAACATAACACATAACACACAATGGAATTTTCATTAGCTAGGTACATACCTCCATCGGTTGCCAGCgacaacagcaaaacaaaacacgtgGGGAGGAAGCAAAACGAGTCCTTTGAGCCAAACAAGTGGTTGCATTCCGTAACTATGAAGCGCCTGGTTTTCgtgaatatatgtagatgCACATATCAAATCGAAAAACTGAAATCAAAGCAAGCTACCCAAGTTTGATCGATAAAAAGTCAAACGAATCGTTTATGTACCTAACAAAAGAGCGCttaccttttttgttttggctatCTAAGTGCATAAAGGGAAAACTGAAATTTGACAAGTTTAAGTAGAAACGACCCAGCCAACTGAGTGGTCGGTGTGTGGTACAGCATGGAGGAGCTTCAAGACGCCAGTATACATCACATGACAGCCAAGGTGATTTCGGCGATTAAAAATACTAAATGTTATGAGCCCATCTACAAGGAACTACAGAAATTGGTATGCAATCCAAGCGTGGATACAAACGATATGCGCAACACCTTGGAGGATGCCATCAAAGGGGCTGGACTGGAAACAGAAATACGTAACGTAATCTATAACCTGGTGCGGAGTCGCATCAGCAAAAATGAACTGAATGAGAAATCCTTACCGACTTCTAAACAATCATCGGTAAGTTCTCCATGACCAAGAAAGTGTAAAACACcccaaacaaatttattttattgtttagaAAACCGCAGTAAGTGATCCCCTGGGTTATTTGAAAAGAGCTGGTGTTCTTTGGGACAGACGCGTAAGGAAAAGCCTCAATGCCATGTGCGCAGAATTAAAAGTTCCGCTTCACGGCCAACCGCGCATTAGTAGCGATCGCGAGGATTTTGTGGCCAAATGGAATGAACTAAGCAACTACAACATGGGTAAGTCTGTCGTAaagtatttgtatttgtttgtaGAAAAAACTTAATTGCAAACTATTGTAGATTTGGCAAATTATCGTCCAGTGTATGCACCTAAGGACCTTTTAGAAGTCTTGCTTTCTCTCAAAGGACCCGCAAAAACAACTACCGAAAACACGGAGTAAGTAACCTTATTTAAATTCGTTGCAAAAAAACGAGAATTTCCATTTTCCTTCccctttcatattttttataaattcttAAAATAATGTAGCCAAtatcttttcgtttttttttagccAAATTCCCCAATGGGAGTTCTCTCACATAGCATTGCCCGTGAAAAATCTTTTCGAGCTGCGGTCACATTATGCCGATCTCTTGCGGAGCGATAATTATTCGGCTATGGATACAACCACGCAATGCCAACGCATCTTGGAAGGAAGACATGCGCCCATGTGTCAGCAATTCCTGAAAAAGGGGTGCACACCAGCACCATATCGTGGAGCCCTATGGGCGTCTGTTTTGGATAGCAAGCTACACGATTATGTAAGTAAAACAGAGACTTCAATTTATGAGATGCATCTAATATTCCACTGATTTTCCTTACAGGACATAAACTATTGGCAAAAGCTGAGAAATAGTGTATGGACCACCGATCACATAGTCGATAAGTTAGTCTTCAAGGATATTCAGTTGACTGCCTCGAATGATGATCAGTATTTCGTATTCGAGGATGTTCTTTATCAGGTCCTGTTGTGTTTCTCCCGTGACACGGATATTGGCAACTGTGTGGAATATGAAACATTTCCTGTAAAGGGTAAAACATACGAGGGTCCCCCGTCTGGTGTGGTGCCTTTCCATGGCATATGTATGTTTGCAGCCCCGTTCTGCTATCTGTACGACTCGCCAGTAAATCTTTATTACACATTTCGAGCCTTCTATGTTCGCTATTGCCACCGATTGACCACCATCAATACACATCCCCAGGGCATTGTAAGTCTTTGTTTGTTGTTCGAGAAGCTACTACAGACTTATGAGCCGCAATTGTGGTCACATTTTCGAGAGTTGCAGATACAACCGTGAGTCCCCTTAGTTCTAATACCTAAGTTAAATAGCCCTAAGTAATATGTCTTTGGAATCCATACAGATTGCGTGTAGTTTTCAAATGGCTTATGAGAGCATTTTCAGGACACTTGCCACCAGATCAACTGTTAGTACTGTGGGACTTGGTAAGTTAACTATAAATTTATCCAAATGTAccataactttatttcttctcCTTGTAACAGATACTCGGGTTCGATAGCCTAGAGATTTTGCCCCTGTTTGCCATCATTATACTAAGTTTCCGTAAGGAAAGTATCATGCAAGTGGCTTCCCTGGACAGCATTGAAGCAATTTTGGCTGATTTATCTTCAATTAAGGTATTGCCTTTGGTTCAACTTGCCCTGAGTCGTGACTaaacacaaaatatttatcTAATGCGTTAACCATATAAGCAAAATTTGTAGTATACAGAGTAATAAGAAAAAGTTAAGAAACATCTAAATTGATTGTGTCATCACAAATGGATTTTGATTGCGAAGCTTACATATTCAATTCTTAATATTGTAGTTATTGTATTGTTTCGAAATTTAACCATATGCCATTTTTTAATGAGGCCATGAAGTAAGTATCGTCTAAAACATTATCCTTGCGGGTCTTTGGGTTGATTTTTATGTTAAAATTCTGTAATATTTCCACCAAAGCTGCCTTCATTTGTGTTAGAGCAAAACGCATACCTGTTGAGTCAAAGCCAAATTAAGATTAAATTCAATAGAATTGTGAATTACATTGCATATGCCTAACCTGGACAAATTCTTGGACCGTCACCAAAGCCAAAGAAGACCCCTTGATCTCTGTACTTTCGGACACCTCCATTGATCTCTAGAAAACGCTCGGGCTTGAATTCTTCAGGCTCTTCATAGTATTGTGGATCAAGGTGGAATGAACGGACAGGAACAGTGACAACATCACCAGGTTCCACACGTACCCGGACACCATTCTTATTAACAAAATCATAGGTTTCGGTTACGATCTTACGACCAGACAAAAGTGGTGGAAACAGGCGAAGTGTTTCTAAAGACAAACAAGAttattatttacttttatGGACATTTTCACATGGCAACCTACCATTTATACAGGCATCTAGAAAAGGCAGCTCACTAAGTTTTTCAAACGTCACGTTACTGTTACCAAGTTCCTCTCTTAATTTTCGTTGTTCCTCGGGATAACGAGCTAATAGCAATAATGTATGAGCCAGTACCAATGCGGTGGTCTCAAAACCATCAGTAAGAAAACTCATGGTATGTGAAGTTAACTCCGGAGTGTTTAAACCCTTTTTATCCTGTAAATGCAACATGTAGTTGAGAAAATCAATACGATCCTGTAGCTTTGGATCTTGACGACGCAAATTAATGCATTTCTGCATTAGATCGAAAAAGAATTCTTCCACATCCTTGGCGAAAAGTCCAACAGTATAAAACTTTCTTATTGGTGGCCAAATGTTGGCAATCATCGTAAAGAATATAAAACCGAAAGATTGCTCAAAGACGCGCTTAATCATGCCCACCAGTGGTGTGGGGTTATCAGTGAAACTTTTGGCACTAATGCCTAGGACACAATCGGCAACGACTTCGGTAGTATAACAGAGACAAAGATCCTTAGCATTTAGGCCTTCCGATGAAGCCATGAGTTGTTGCCCCTTGATGTAGTCAACAAACTGGCGACACACGCTTTGAGTTACAGGATAGACGGCACCTACCTGAACAGAGACCTCAATTAGATAAGAGAAAATAATGACGTCTAATGTACTTGTATAATATCTTACACGGTTGGCAGTCAAGCCAGGCGTTATTTCGGCTCGCCTCTCCTTCCAAGCGTTACCTGTTAATATAAACGGATTGTTTGCCAAAATTTTGTCGACCTTTTTGCTGACCtaattttgattgattgaaaatatttcataataCAAATGCTTAacatatatgatatatttaCGCACAAACTTGGAAAATTCATTATCTCGAAAACTACTAAAATCCGAGACAAAAATTTTATGAGCATATTCTGGGCTAAGAACGAGCAACTGCGGCAAACGAGTATTTATCACACCCACAAAATTCTCAGTGCGCTTGTATTTTCTGAAGCATTTAAATCCAAAAGTAAAGCAATTGAAAGGACCTTCAGATTACAAGTACTTACTGATATATGTCCTCAATGTCGTACatcatatttcttttttgtgtaaaCATGCTTGGAAAACTTCCCACCAGGGGCCATGCTTTTGCGGTTTTAATGCCACGATTAGACCAGTAATTGAAATTCCAGACtagaaatacatatatcaagGCCACAAGGGCAGCCAGTAGAAACAAGGTCACACAGATTGCACCCATTTTCTAGAGTTCCGTTCACTGGTGCGAACAAAATCAAACTAAACTGGAACAGCATACAGAAGCTGAATTTATTTACAAACAGCACCGATCTCAATTGAGCTTAATGAGGACCAACTGCTGGGAACAAATTGATAAAGTGACCACCAACTGAATTTCATTATTCTTATCAAGACGCCATAGATGTTTTTTTAGAATGGTTTGATAAGAGAGATAAGATACACTCTTTAAGCTGTTTGAAGGTTTTCCCaattgttaataattaaaaacgaatttcaaataaaatggTATTTATTACAGCAGAAAATGCATCTTCAGATTTTGATGTTTTCAAATCAGTTTTTGCTGGTATTAAAAGCTAGCTTTTTGATAACCTGGTAGCTTTGCAAACCGCTGTGCATTTCAAAGGTAAATTTCGTTGTTCGCTGTTTATTATTAAAAGTTCTTATCAATTGATACTTACACTAATGGTAGAGTATTCACAGTGCAAAGTCCAAACGAGATGTTCGGTTTTTCTTGCTGATCTGGCTGTCATTTGTTGAggatttgaaagtttaaaacGCGCGACctgaaataaattaatatgaaCGTTTtgaaacgacatatctccgcgcaGATCACCGGCGATGATATGTCGTTGTAAAACGACATATATGCCGTTAAAAAtgcgacatatctccgccagAAAAATGTACTGGGCGTAAATATGTCGCTATGCCGAACCGATTGGTATACAgagaattttgttttattttaaatcagTTATAAAatcaggccaacagaattacttagtggGCGACTggttttaaatgttttttatatgtgAAACGGATTTTTGTGcgtttgaatttttaaatttaactacCAGgtggattttttgaatttagcgggcaacgatatttgaagtttaaacgacGAAAGTTGctctggagaaaatatgaaataccaggccaacagaattacttagtaggtggctggtttaaaattattttcaaatgcgtaacggacttttgggaatttgaatttttgaattcaactaccagttggatttttggatttttgaatttagcgggcaacgatatttgaagtttaaacaaCGAAAGTTGCTCTggagaaaatataaaataccaggccaacagaattacttagtaggtggctggtttaaaattatttttaaatgcgtaacggacttttgggaatttgaatttttcaattcaactgccagttggatttttgaatttagcgggcaacgatatttgaagttAAAACGACGAAATTTGCTCTggagaaaatataaaataccaggccaacagaattacttagtaggtggctggtttaaaattatttttaaacgcgtaacggacttttgggaatttgaatttttcaattcaactgccagttggatttttgaatttagcgggcaacgatatttgaagtttaaacgacGAAATTTGctctggagaaaatatgaaataccaggccaacagaattacttagtaggtggccggtttaaattatttttaagtgCGTAACGGATCTTCgggaatttgaatttttcaatttaactgccagttgaatttttttgaatttaacgggcaacgatatttgaagtttaaacgacaaaattcgtactggagaaaatatgaaataccaggccaacagaattacttagtaggtggctggtttaaaattatttttaaatgcgtaacggatTATTgtgcatttgaatttttgaattaaattgcCAGGttgattttttgaatttagcgggcaaagaaaatagaagaaaatagaCGAAATTTGCTCTGGAGAAAACATGAAATACAAGGCCAACAGAATTccttagtaggtggctggtttaaaactatttttaaatgTGTAACGGACTTTTaggaatttgaatttttgaattcaactgccaggcggattatttgaatttagcgggcaacgatatttgaagtttaaacgacgaaattcgtactggagaaaatatgaaataccaggccaacagaattacttagtaggtggccggtttaaattatttttaaacgcgtaacggacttttgggaatttgaatttttgaatttaactgccagttggatttttttgaatttagcgggcaacgatatttgaagtttaagCGACGAAAGTTGCTCaggagaaaatatgaaataccaagccaacagaattacttagtaggtggctggtttaaaattatttttaaatgcgtaacggacttttgggaatttgaatttttcaattcaactaccagttggatttttgaatttagcgggcaacgatatttgaagtttacacgacaaaattcgtactggagaaaatatgaaataccaggccaacagaattacttagtaggtggctggtttaaaattatttttaaatgcgtaacggatTATTgtgcatttgaatttttgaattaaattgcCAGGTTGATTTTTTGgatttagcgggcaacgaaaatagaagaaaatagaCGAAATTTGCTCTGGAGAAAacatgaaataccaggccaacagaattccTAAttaggtggctggtttaaaattatttttaaatgcgtaacagACTTTtgggaatttgaatttttgaattcaactgccagttggattatttgaatttagcgggcaacgatatttgaagtttaaacgacgaaattcgtactggagaaaatatgaaataccaggccaacagaattacttagtaggtagctggattaaaattttatttttaaatgcgtaacggacttttgggaatttgaatttttgaattcaactgccagttggatttttttgaatttagcgggcaacgatatttaaagttttaacGACGAAATTTGTCttgagaaaatatgaaataccaggccaacagaattacttagtaggtggccggtttaaattatttttaaacgcgtaacggacttttgggaatttgaatttttcaactcaactgccagttggatttttttgaatttagcgggcaacgatatttgaagtttaaacgacaaaattcgtactggagaaaatatgaaataccaggccaacagaattacttagtaggtggctggtttaaaattatttttaaatgcgtaacggacttttggatttttgaatttagcgggcaacgatgTTTGAAGTTTAAACAACGAAAGTTGCTCTggagaaaatataaaataccaggccaacagaattacttagtaggtggctggtttaaaattatttttaaatgcgtaacggacttttgggaatttgaatttttcaattcaactgccagttggatttttgaatttagcgggcaacgatatttgaagttAAAACGACGAAATTTGCTCTggagaaaatataaaataccaggccaacagaattacttagtaggtggctggtttaaaattatttttaaatgcgtaacggacttttgggaatttgaatttttcaattcaactgccagttggatttttgaatttagcgggcaacgatatttgaagttAAAAAGACGAAATTTGCTCTggagaaaatataaaataccaggccaacagaattacttagtaggtggctggtttaaaattattttcaaatgcgtaacggacttttgggaatttgaatttttgaattcaactaccagttggatttttgaatttagcgggcaacgatatttgaagtttaaacgacGAAAGTTGCTCTggagaaaatataaaataccaggccaacagaattacttagtaggtggctggtttaaaattattttcaaatgcgtaacggacttttgggaatttgaatttttgaattcaactaccagttggatttttggatttttgaatttagcgggcaacgatatttgaagtttaaacaaCGAAAGTTGCTCTggagaaaatataaaataccaggccaacagaattacttagtaggtggctggtttaaaattatttttaaatgcgtaacggacttttgggaatttgaatttttcaattcaactgccagttggatttttgaatttagcgggcaacgatatttgaagttAAAACGACGAAATTTGctctggagaaaatatgaaataccaggccaacagaattacttagtaggtggctggtttaaaattatttttaaatgcgtaacggacttttggatttttgaatttagcgggcaacgatgTTTGAAGTTTAAACAACGAAAGTTGCTCTggagaaaatataaaataccaggccaacagaattacttagtaggtggctggtttaaaattattttcaaatgcgtaacggacttttgggaatttgaatttttgaattcaactaccagttggatttttggatttttgaatttagcgggcaacgatatttgaagtttaaacaaCGAAAGTTGCTCTggagaaaatataaaataccaggccaacagaattacttagtaggtggctggtttaaaattatttttaaatgcgtaacggacttttgggaatttgaatttttcaattcaactgccagttggatttttgaatttagcgggcaacgatatttgaagttAAAACGACGAAATTTGCTCTggagaaaatataaaataccaggccaacagaattacttagtaggtggctggtttaaaattattttcaaatgcgtaacggacttttgggaatttgaatttttgaattcaactaccagttggatttttgaatttagcgggcaacgatatttgaagtttaaacaaCGAAAGTTGCTCTggagaaaatataaaataccaggccaacagaattacttagtaggtggctggtttaaaattatttttaaatgcgtaacggacttttgggaatttgaatttttcaattcaactgccagttggatttttgaatttagcgggcaacgatatttgaagttAAAACGACGAAATTTGctctggagaaaatatgaaataccaggccaacagaattacttagtaggtggctggtttaaaattatttttaaatgcgtaacggacttttggatttttgaatttagcgggcaacgatgTTTGAAGTTTAAACAACGAAAGTTGCTCTggagaaaatataaaataccaggccaacagaattacttagtaggtggctggtttaaaattattttcaaatgcgtaacggacttttgggaatttgaatttttgaattcaactaccagttggatttttggatttttgaatttagcgggcaacgatatttgaagtttaaacaaCGAAAGTTGCTCTggagaaa is drawn from Drosophila willistoni isolate 14030-0811.24 chromosome 2R unlocalized genomic scaffold, UCI_dwil_1.1 Seg167, whole genome shotgun sequence and contains these coding sequences:
- the LOC6646563 gene encoding TBC1 domain family member 19, whose translation is MEELQDASIHHMTAKVISAIKNTKCYEPIYKELQKLVCNPSVDTNDMRNTLEDAIKGAGLETEIRNVIYNLVRSRISKNELNEKSLPTSKQSSKTAVSDPLGYLKRAGVLWDRRVRKSLNAMCAELKVPLHGQPRISSDREDFVAKWNELSNYNMDLANYRPVYAPKDLLEVLLSLKGPAKTTTENTDQIPQWEFSHIALPVKNLFELRSHYADLLRSDNYSAMDTTTQCQRILEGRHAPMCQQFLKKGCTPAPYRGALWASVLDSKLHDYDINYWQKLRNSVWTTDHIVDKLVFKDIQLTASNDDQYFVFEDVLYQVLLCFSRDTDIGNCVEYETFPVKGKTYEGPPSGVVPFHGICMFAAPFCYLYDSPVNLYYTFRAFYVRYCHRLTTINTHPQGIVSLCLLFEKLLQTYEPQLWSHFRELQIQPLRVVFKWLMRAFSGHLPPDQLLVLWDLILGFDSLEILPLFAIIILSFRKESIMQVASLDSIEAILADLSSIKVLPLVQLALSRD
- the LOC6646577 gene encoding probable cytochrome P450 28d1, whose translation is MGAICVTLFLLAALVALIYVFLVWNFNYWSNRGIKTAKAWPLVGSFPSMFTQKRNMMYDIEDIYQKYKRTENFVGVINTRLPQLLVLSPEYAHKIFVSDFSSFRDNEFSKFVSKKVDKILANNPFILTGNAWKERRAEITPGLTANRVGAVYPVTQSVCRQFVDYIKGQQLMASSEGLNAKDLCLCYTTEVVADCVLGISAKSFTDNPTPLVGMIKRVFEQSFGFIFFTMIANIWPPIRKFYTVGLFAKDVEEFFFDLMQKCINLRRQDPKLQDRIDFLNYMLHLQDKKGLNTPELTSHTMSFLTDGFETTALVLAHTLLLLARYPEEQRKLREELGNSNVTFEKLSELPFLDACINETLRLFPPLLSGRKIVTETYDFVNKNGVRVRVEPGDVVTVPVRSFHLDPQYYEEPEEFKPERFLEINGGVRKYRDQGVFFGFGDGPRICPGMRFALTQMKAALVEILQNFNIKINPKTRKDNVLDDTYFMASLKNGIWLNFETIQ